In the Burkholderia glumae LMG 2196 = ATCC 33617 genome, one interval contains:
- a CDS encoding helix-turn-helix domain-containing protein, with protein MLPLPTTDELESLWQESVAQGGDNGTFLSTLLANVKGWLPVSEIILTVEPGGAGSWVTPVSAAQPPLCWSASGMACGAGTLAERAAETLVLRFAGRRLGTLQLFWLPGAGADANSSALVAELVRRLRWVVLRHTFHAANLGPMARSTLWVGAGRAIQRFTEHLEVAVRSHFPVYIAGEFGTDPSSVAGALHVFRCGVDAPFVEIRGAHPEGSPAEWFARAKGGTLYINGIQDMDPALLCELPGYLPSRLGQWASSPAKGESCHLVSSGLARAEQLMEAPALPRALMAELSLVELHVPPLRARIDDLRALFSHVCQCVGHDIELHCDDDAWQSLERRAWPENQLELTRLAAQLALSVQDRSVRLSDLAPAAAPVALLLAPAVQDAAAPADDAPAAAGEDAASGERADARALPRSAASWAQYVLQAEHGAGGEVEAMLPRALVRALRHLAAHYCDPLTQPDLASAACTSASHLTALFRRHLGVNFKTLLQHMRVQRARDLLCESRMVRVSDVAIRLGFADLSHFERCFKRITGCSPREYRMRFAP; from the coding sequence ATGTTGCCTTTGCCTACCACGGACGAACTGGAATCCCTCTGGCAAGAATCGGTCGCGCAAGGCGGCGACAACGGCACGTTCCTTTCCACGCTGCTCGCCAACGTGAAGGGCTGGCTGCCGGTCAGCGAGATCATCCTGACCGTGGAGCCGGGGGGCGCGGGCAGCTGGGTGACGCCCGTCTCGGCGGCCCAGCCGCCGCTGTGCTGGTCGGCCAGCGGCATGGCCTGCGGCGCCGGCACGCTCGCCGAGCGCGCCGCCGAGACGCTCGTGCTGCGCTTCGCCGGGCGCCGTCTCGGCACCCTGCAGCTGTTCTGGCTGCCGGGCGCGGGCGCCGACGCGAACAGCTCGGCACTGGTTGCCGAACTGGTGCGGCGCCTGCGCTGGGTGGTGCTGCGGCACACGTTTCATGCGGCCAACCTCGGGCCGATGGCGCGCTCGACGCTTTGGGTGGGCGCGGGCCGCGCGATCCAGCGCTTCACCGAGCATCTCGAGGTGGCCGTGCGCAGCCATTTCCCGGTCTACATCGCCGGCGAGTTCGGCACCGATCCGAGCTCGGTGGCGGGCGCGCTGCACGTGTTCCGCTGCGGCGTCGATGCGCCGTTCGTCGAGATCCGCGGCGCGCATCCCGAAGGCTCGCCGGCCGAATGGTTCGCGCGCGCCAAGGGCGGCACGCTCTACATCAACGGCATCCAGGACATGGATCCGGCGCTGTTGTGCGAACTGCCCGGCTATCTGCCGTCGCGGCTCGGGCAGTGGGCGAGCTCGCCCGCCAAGGGCGAGAGCTGCCATCTGGTTTCGTCGGGGCTCGCGCGCGCCGAGCAACTGATGGAGGCGCCGGCGCTGCCGCGCGCGCTGATGGCCGAGCTCAGTCTCGTCGAGCTTCACGTGCCGCCGCTGCGCGCGCGCATCGACGATCTGCGCGCGCTGTTCTCGCACGTCTGCCAGTGCGTCGGTCACGACATCGAGCTGCATTGCGACGACGATGCCTGGCAGTCGCTCGAACGCCGCGCCTGGCCGGAAAACCAGCTCGAACTGACGCGGCTGGCCGCGCAGCTGGCGCTGTCGGTGCAGGACCGCAGCGTGCGGCTCAGCGACCTCGCACCCGCGGCGGCGCCGGTCGCCTTGCTGCTGGCCCCGGCCGTGCAGGACGCGGCAGCGCCCGCGGACGATGCGCCCGCCGCCGCCGGCGAGGACGCCGCGAGCGGCGAGCGCGCCGACGCGCGAGCGCTGCCACGCAGCGCCGCCTCCTGGGCGCAGTACGTGCTGCAGGCCGAGCATGGCGCGGGCGGCGAGGTGGAGGCGATGCTGCCGCGGGCGCTGGTGCGCGCGCTGCGCCATCTCGCGGCGCACTACTGCGATCCGCTGACCCAGCCCGATCTCGCCTCCGCTGCGTGCACCAGCGCCTCGCACCTCACGGCGCTGTTCCGGCGGCATCTCGGCGTCAACTTCAAGACCCTGCTCCAGCACATGCGCGTGCAGCGCGCGCGCGACCTGCTCTGCGAATCGCGCATGGTGCGCGTGTCCGACGTCGCGATCCGGCTCGGCTTCGCCGATCTCAGCCACTTCGAGCGCTGCTTCAAGCGGATCACCGGCTGCAGCCCGAGGGAATACCGGATGCGATTCGCGCCGTGA
- a CDS encoding TonB-dependent receptor, with amino-acid sequence MFLASLAHAQSAAGSAAAPAIVTPTPTLAPVFVTANPTGDTELISPTASIGGDALAQRRANSLGATLDGLPGVSTTTYGPMVGRPIIRGMDGDRIRLLQNGVASYDASSLSYDHAVPQNPLSIERVEIVRGPAALLYGGNAIGGVVNTIDNRIPREALTGVSGAADASYGGANDARAGAALVEGGNGRFAFHVDAFDDEAGKLRIPGFARSARLRALDGPDVAQPSGSLPNSDGRSHGGAAGGSYTWADGYAGLSYSGFESNYGSVAESDVRLRMRQQRLAASSEIRNLAGPISRLRFDFGYSDYQHKEIDDGQTATTFRNHGYEFRAEARHRKVGPFEGAFGVQASQNTFSALGDEALVPTTQTTNVALFGLEQWQATQALKLSLGGRLEHVKIDPTPGGNARFAGAEARGFTAGSASFGALYKLAPLWSVAGSVSYTERAPTFYELYANGPHDATGQYLIGNSSARKEKAVSTDLSLRYASGPNKGSIGVFYTRFSNYLTEFDTGRLVDDEGEPVAPGTGDALDEAVYRGVRAEFYGFESSGKWRVFEKGAHTLDLELAGDYTHARNAETGEPLPRISPLRATLAADYGYGPFGARAQLTHAWSQHRVPENDLATSGYTSLGVVLTYRFHVGATRWLAYLRGDNLGNQDIRLASSVVRDFAPEGGRSVMAGLRTTF; translated from the coding sequence ATGTTCTTGGCCAGCCTCGCCCATGCGCAATCGGCCGCCGGATCCGCGGCCGCGCCGGCCATCGTCACGCCCACGCCCACGCTCGCGCCGGTCTTCGTGACCGCGAATCCGACCGGCGACACCGAACTGATTTCGCCTACCGCCTCGATCGGCGGCGACGCGCTCGCGCAGCGCCGCGCGAATTCGCTCGGCGCGACGCTCGACGGCCTGCCCGGCGTGTCCACCACGACCTACGGGCCGATGGTGGGGCGCCCGATCATCCGCGGCATGGACGGCGACCGGATCCGGCTGTTGCAGAACGGCGTCGCGTCCTACGATGCCTCGTCGCTGTCCTACGACCACGCGGTGCCGCAGAATCCGCTGTCGATCGAGCGCGTCGAGATCGTGCGCGGGCCGGCCGCGCTGCTCTACGGCGGCAACGCGATCGGCGGCGTGGTCAACACCATCGACAACCGGATTCCGCGCGAAGCGCTGACGGGCGTGTCGGGTGCCGCCGATGCCAGCTACGGCGGTGCGAACGACGCTCGGGCGGGCGCGGCGCTGGTGGAAGGCGGCAACGGCCGCTTCGCGTTCCATGTCGACGCGTTCGACGACGAGGCCGGCAAGCTGCGGATTCCCGGCTTCGCGCGCTCGGCTCGGCTGCGCGCGCTCGACGGCCCCGACGTCGCGCAGCCCTCGGGCAGCCTGCCGAACAGCGACGGCCGCTCGCACGGCGGCGCGGCGGGTGGCTCGTACACCTGGGCGGACGGCTATGCGGGCCTGTCGTACAGCGGCTTCGAGTCGAACTATGGCTCGGTGGCCGAGAGCGATGTGCGCCTGCGCATGCGCCAGCAGCGGCTGGCCGCGTCGTCCGAGATCCGCAACCTTGCCGGGCCGATCTCGCGGCTGAGATTCGACTTCGGCTACAGCGACTACCAGCACAAGGAAATCGATGACGGCCAGACCGCCACCACGTTCCGCAATCACGGCTACGAGTTCCGTGCCGAGGCGCGCCATCGCAAAGTCGGGCCGTTCGAGGGCGCGTTCGGCGTGCAGGCCTCGCAGAACACGTTCTCGGCGCTCGGCGACGAGGCACTCGTGCCCACCACGCAGACCACCAATGTCGCGCTGTTCGGCCTCGAGCAGTGGCAGGCCACGCAGGCGCTGAAGCTGAGCCTGGGCGGCCGCCTCGAGCACGTGAAAATCGATCCGACGCCGGGCGGCAACGCGCGCTTCGCCGGTGCCGAAGCGCGCGGCTTCACCGCCGGCAGCGCATCGTTCGGCGCGCTCTACAAGCTCGCTCCGCTCTGGTCGGTGGCGGGCAGCGTGTCGTACACCGAACGCGCGCCCACCTTCTACGAGCTCTACGCGAACGGCCCGCACGACGCGACCGGCCAGTACCTGATCGGCAATTCGTCGGCGCGCAAAGAAAAGGCCGTCTCCACCGATCTCTCGCTGCGCTACGCGAGCGGGCCGAACAAGGGCAGCATCGGCGTGTTCTATACGCGCTTTTCGAACTACCTGACCGAATTCGACACCGGCCGGCTCGTCGACGACGAGGGCGAGCCGGTCGCGCCGGGCACCGGCGACGCGCTCGATGAAGCCGTCTACCGCGGCGTGCGCGCCGAGTTCTATGGCTTCGAATCGAGCGGCAAGTGGCGCGTGTTCGAAAAGGGCGCCCACACGCTCGATCTCGAGCTGGCCGGTGACTACACGCATGCGCGCAATGCCGAGACGGGCGAGCCGCTGCCGCGCATCTCGCCGCTGCGCGCGACGCTCGCGGCCGACTACGGCTATGGCCCGTTCGGTGCGCGCGCGCAGCTCACGCACGCCTGGTCACAGCACCGCGTGCCCGAGAACGATCTGGCCACCAGCGGCTACACCTCGCTCGGCGTGGTGCTGACCTACCGCTTCCACGTCGGCGCCACGCGCTGGCTCGCCTACCTGCGCGGCGACAACCTCGGCAATCAGGACATCCGGCTCGCCAGTTCGGTGGTGCGCGATTTCGCGCCGGAAGGCGGGCGCAGCGTGATGGCGGGCCTGCGCACCACGTTCTGA
- a CDS encoding AI-2E family transporter: MESAKDHQKFFQFLLTVVTIGFCWILIPFFGAIFWGTILAILFQPVQRWLAAHFGKRRNLAALVTLSAIVLIVILPLTFVAATLVQEIAYVYQQVKTSQPNMTLYLQQVVHALPTSLQRVLHSYGLADIAGIQKKLTDGAAAISQFVATQAFSIGQNTFQFVVSFGVMLYLVFFLLRDGGEIGRRVRRALPLDEDHKHLLLSKFTTVVRATVKGNIAVALVQGALGGVIFWILGIEGALLWGSLMAFLSLLPAIGAGLVWAPAAVYFAVTGQIWKCVILVVFCVGVIGLVDNLLRPILVGKDTKMPDWVVLISTLGGMALFGINGFVIGPLVAALFMASWDIFARADQAGG; this comes from the coding sequence ATGGAAAGCGCGAAAGACCATCAAAAATTCTTCCAGTTCCTGCTGACCGTCGTGACGATCGGCTTCTGCTGGATTCTGATTCCATTCTTCGGCGCGATCTTCTGGGGCACGATACTCGCCATCCTGTTCCAGCCCGTGCAGCGCTGGCTCGCGGCGCACTTCGGCAAGCGCCGCAACCTCGCCGCGCTCGTCACGCTCTCGGCGATCGTGCTGATCGTGATCCTGCCGCTGACGTTCGTGGCCGCCACGCTGGTGCAGGAAATCGCCTACGTGTACCAGCAGGTCAAGACCTCGCAGCCGAACATGACGCTCTATCTGCAGCAGGTCGTGCATGCGCTGCCGACCTCGCTGCAGCGCGTGCTGCACAGCTACGGGCTGGCCGACATCGCCGGCATCCAGAAGAAGCTGACCGACGGCGCGGCGGCGATCAGCCAGTTCGTGGCCACGCAGGCGTTCAGCATCGGCCAGAACACGTTCCAGTTCGTGGTCAGCTTCGGCGTCATGCTCTATCTGGTGTTCTTCCTGCTGCGCGACGGCGGCGAGATCGGCCGCCGTGTACGCCGCGCGCTGCCGCTCGACGAGGACCACAAGCACCTGCTGCTGAGCAAGTTCACGACGGTGGTGCGCGCCACCGTGAAGGGCAACATCGCCGTCGCGCTCGTGCAGGGCGCGCTGGGCGGCGTGATCTTCTGGATTCTCGGCATCGAGGGTGCGCTGCTGTGGGGCTCGCTGATGGCGTTCCTGTCGCTGCTGCCGGCGATCGGCGCGGGGCTCGTGTGGGCGCCGGCCGCGGTCTATTTCGCGGTGACCGGCCAGATCTGGAAATGCGTGATCCTGGTCGTGTTCTGCGTCGGCGTGATCGGCCTCGTCGACAACCTGCTGCGCCCGATCCTGGTCGGCAAGGACACCAAGATGCCGGACTGGGTCGTGCTGATCTCGACGCTCGGCGGCATGGCGCTGTTCGGCATCAACGGCTTCGTGATCGGGCCGCTGGTGGCCGCGCTGTTCATGGCGAGCTGGGATATCTTCGCGCGCGCCGATCAGGCCGGCGGCTGA
- a CDS encoding BPSL1445 family SYLF domain-containing lipoprotein, which translates to MRQAFVMKAAAALVVGSLALTGCTTTPPNEKSTAAENSSKRQAINASVDATLSRLYSTVPGSRELVAKSRGVLVFPSVLQAGFIVGAQTGNGALRVGGSTVGYYNTSSLSLGLQAGAQSKAVIFLFMTQEALDKFRSTDGWSAGADASVAVLKVGANGAIDSNTVQSPIEAIVLTNAGLMGDLSVNGTKVTRINP; encoded by the coding sequence ATGCGTCAAGCATTTGTGATGAAGGCCGCGGCCGCCCTGGTAGTCGGCAGCCTCGCCCTGACCGGCTGCACCACCACGCCGCCGAACGAAAAGTCGACCGCCGCCGAGAACTCGTCGAAGCGTCAGGCGATCAACGCGAGCGTCGACGCAACGCTCTCGCGCCTGTACTCGACGGTGCCGGGCTCACGCGAGCTGGTCGCCAAGTCGCGCGGCGTGCTGGTGTTCCCGAGCGTGCTGCAGGCCGGCTTCATCGTCGGCGCCCAGACCGGCAACGGCGCCCTGCGCGTGGGCGGCAGCACGGTCGGCTACTACAACACCTCGTCGCTGTCGCTCGGCCTGCAGGCCGGCGCGCAATCGAAGGCGGTCATCTTCCTGTTCATGACGCAGGAAGCGCTCGACAAATTCCGCAGCACGGACGGCTGGTCGGCAGGCGCCGACGCGTCGGTGGCGGTCTTGAAGGTCGGCGCGAACGGCGCGATCGACTCGAATACGGTGCAGTCGCCGATCGAGGCCATCGTGCTGACCAACGCCGGCCTGATGGGCGACCTGTCGGTCAACGGCACCAAGGTCACGCGCATCAATCCGTAA
- a CDS encoding DUF883 family protein, with translation MAFTNSLEDKLDRGLHEVRRAGRRVARDTRHAARDLNADVKDDVRSLVEELEDLLKKEDADVESLRKRLHSRLDEVRGTLDDAADDALYRLRAHADRVSQAVHENPWQAAGVVAGLAFIAGLLLARR, from the coding sequence ATGGCATTCACGAACAGCCTCGAAGACAAGCTCGATCGCGGTCTCCACGAAGTGCGACGCGCCGGCCGTCGCGTCGCCCGCGATACGCGCCACGCCGCCCGCGACCTCAATGCCGACGTCAAGGACGATGTGCGCTCGCTGGTCGAGGAACTCGAAGACCTGCTGAAGAAGGAAGACGCCGACGTCGAGTCGCTGCGCAAGCGCCTGCACAGCCGCCTCGACGAAGTGCGCGGCACGCTCGACGACGCGGCCGACGACGCCCTCTACCGCCTGCGCGCCCACGCCGACCGCGTCTCGCAGGCCGTCCACGAGAACCCGTGGCAAGCCGCCGGCGTGGTCGCCGGGCTGGCCTTCATCGCCGGCCTGCTGCTCGCGCGGCGCTGA
- a CDS encoding transposase, whose amino-acid sequence MFFDELSDEEWTRVSTLIADEPIRLNRRGRPRAETRVVANAILWILTTGEPWSKLPGRYPSGPTCRRRFEEWLASGTLGEMVAMLSEMSGRSFAYVPPPPELAAPAPCPEPAANHDRLRGVFWQNPESWRLPVADAADWHDADDVDDGGGAGRRVVHDTPSVAEAVPMVQAVAGQAHAARALAAASGGEIDAQADLADHVRPMSVRFATVAPQSESYRGYTLYGTAQPVQNMMYRAWAEIACGGRRIERSGLIGPRFSDPEAAERHAIAWGREWVDQHLAAEAEAHDEASAAAVAQALPPQMRVMRPASAVLATLPSMAADRQVARHLSGERRLDLADGAARAHELAHREFAYQVG is encoded by the coding sequence ATGTTCTTCGATGAGCTGAGCGATGAAGAATGGACACGCGTGTCGACACTGATCGCGGACGAGCCCATCCGGCTTAACCGTCGTGGTCGCCCGCGCGCGGAAACGCGCGTGGTGGCGAACGCGATACTCTGGATTCTGACCACCGGCGAGCCCTGGTCCAAGCTGCCCGGCCGCTATCCGTCTGGGCCCACCTGCCGCCGCCGTTTCGAGGAGTGGCTCGCCAGCGGCACGCTCGGCGAGATGGTGGCGATGCTCAGCGAGATGAGCGGCCGCAGCTTCGCCTATGTGCCGCCGCCGCCCGAACTGGCCGCGCCGGCCCCGTGCCCCGAGCCGGCCGCGAACCATGACCGGCTGCGCGGCGTGTTCTGGCAGAACCCCGAGTCGTGGCGCCTGCCGGTGGCCGACGCCGCCGACTGGCACGACGCGGACGACGTGGACGACGGCGGCGGTGCGGGGCGCCGCGTGGTTCACGACACGCCGTCGGTGGCCGAGGCCGTGCCGATGGTGCAGGCCGTCGCGGGCCAGGCCCACGCCGCCCGGGCGCTGGCGGCAGCGAGCGGGGGCGAGATCGACGCCCAGGCCGATCTCGCCGATCACGTGCGGCCCATGTCGGTCCGCTTCGCCACCGTCGCGCCGCAATCGGAGTCGTACCGCGGCTACACGCTGTACGGCACCGCACAGCCGGTGCAGAACATGATGTACCGCGCCTGGGCCGAGATCGCCTGCGGCGGCCGCCGCATCGAGCGTTCGGGACTGATCGGCCCGCGCTTCTCGGACCCGGAGGCGGCCGAGCGTCACGCGATCGCCTGGGGGCGCGAGTGGGTCGACCAGCACCTGGCGGCCGAGGCCGAGGCCCACGACGAGGCGTCGGCCGCAGCCGTGGCGCAGGCGCTGCCGCCGCAGATGCGCGTGATGCGTCCGGCCAGCGCGGTGCTCGCGACGCTGCCGTCGATGGCGGCCGATCGCCAGGTGGCACGGCACCTGAGCGGCGAGCGCCGCCTCGACCTGGCCGATGGCGCGGCGCGTGCGCACGAGCTTGCGCATCGCGAATTCGCCTATCAGGTCGGTTAG
- a CDS encoding mannose-1-phosphate guanylyltransferase/mannose-6-phosphate isomerase yields MNPPSVVGRAPTAAAPAAAPARAAAAAGGATQGAATAARVAVQPVVLAGGSGTRLWPMSREQFPKQLIGLLGDESLLQSTTRRLDGYAGDHPVSERLMVVCGDDHRFTTAEQLRLAGKDASIVLEPFGRDTAPALTIAALRIAAQAGDAVMTVMPADHALADLARFQAALEAGIRHAMQGRIATMGILPTHAETGYGYIRVGRPIDAGGEGTLEVRKLAGFVEKPHLELAQQYVSAGDYWWNSGIFIVRASVWLKAIRHFQPAIHAACEQAVALGHDDGTFFRLHRESFAASPANSIDYSVMEPLVNAPEVCESVVVPLDAGWSDVGSWDALWQISEKDESGNVARGAVMLEGAASTFAHSEGRLIACVGTRDLVVVETPDAVLVADRAHVQDVKKIVGRLKGAARAEASNHRKVHRPWGHYDSVDMGERFQVKRIVVKPGAQLSLQMHHHRAEHWIVVCGTARITRGEDTFLLSENESTYIPLGVTHRLENPGKMPLELIEVQSGAYLGEDDIVRFDDTYGRG; encoded by the coding sequence ATGAATCCTCCCTCCGTCGTCGGCCGCGCGCCGACCGCCGCCGCGCCGGCCGCGGCTCCCGCCCGCGCCGCCGCTGCCGCTGGCGGCGCGACCCAGGGCGCCGCGACGGCCGCCCGCGTGGCCGTGCAGCCCGTGGTGCTGGCGGGCGGCTCCGGCACGCGGCTCTGGCCGATGTCGCGTGAACAGTTCCCGAAACAGCTGATCGGCCTGCTTGGCGACGAATCGCTGCTGCAGTCGACCACGCGCCGCCTCGACGGCTACGCGGGCGATCATCCGGTCTCCGAACGACTGATGGTGGTGTGCGGCGACGATCACCGCTTCACGACCGCCGAGCAACTGCGCCTGGCCGGCAAGGACGCGTCGATCGTGCTCGAGCCGTTCGGCCGCGACACCGCGCCGGCGCTGACGATCGCGGCGCTGCGCATCGCCGCCCAGGCCGGCGATGCGGTGATGACGGTGATGCCGGCCGATCACGCGCTGGCCGATCTGGCGCGCTTCCAGGCTGCGCTCGAGGCCGGCATCCGCCACGCGATGCAAGGCCGGATCGCCACCATGGGCATCCTGCCGACGCACGCCGAAACCGGCTACGGCTACATCCGCGTGGGCCGCCCGATCGACGCCGGCGGCGAGGGCACCCTGGAAGTGCGCAAGCTCGCGGGCTTCGTCGAGAAGCCGCACCTGGAGCTCGCGCAGCAATACGTGAGCGCCGGCGACTACTGGTGGAACAGCGGCATCTTCATCGTGCGCGCCTCGGTCTGGCTCAAGGCGATCCGCCACTTCCAGCCCGCCATCCACGCGGCCTGCGAGCAGGCGGTGGCGCTCGGCCACGACGACGGCACGTTCTTCCGCCTGCACCGCGAGAGCTTTGCCGCCTCGCCGGCGAACTCGATCGACTATTCGGTGATGGAGCCGCTCGTCAACGCGCCGGAGGTCTGCGAAAGCGTGGTGGTGCCGCTGGACGCCGGCTGGTCGGACGTCGGCTCGTGGGACGCGCTGTGGCAGATCTCCGAGAAGGACGAAAGCGGCAACGTGGCGCGCGGGGCGGTGATGCTGGAAGGCGCGGCCTCCACCTTCGCGCACTCCGAGGGCCGGCTGATCGCCTGCGTCGGCACCCGCGACCTGGTCGTGGTGGAAACGCCCGACGCGGTGCTGGTGGCCGACCGGGCGCACGTGCAGGACGTCAAGAAGATCGTCGGCCGCCTGAAGGGCGCGGCGCGCGCGGAGGCGTCGAATCATCGGAAGGTGCATCGCCCGTGGGGCCACTATGATTCGGTCGACATGGGCGAGCGCTTCCAGGTCAAGCGGATCGTCGTGAAGCCGGGCGCGCAGCTCTCGCTGCAGATGCATCACCACCGCGCCGAGCACTGGATCGTGGTGTGCGGCACGGCGCGCATCACGCGCGGCGAGGACACGTTCCTGCTGTCCGAGAACGAATCGACCTACATTCCGCTCGGCGTCACGCACCGGCTCGAAAATCCGGGCAAGATGCCGCTGGAGCTGATCGAAGTGCAGTCGGGAGCATATCTCGGCGAGGACGACATCGTCCGCTTCGACGACACCTACGGCCGCGGCTGA
- a CDS encoding undecaprenyl-phosphate glucose phosphotransferase, whose amino-acid sequence MLSVLARVIDIAMAVAGALVAAGLHRGGIVALDDLQRSMVLFNGMLIVAFFPAFGIYQSWRGKPLRSLLCRVAVAWLAVETAGILMSFSFHHSGALSRLWLGYWALVTAALLVASKALVHWVLRRLRREGYNHKVVGLVGDTSVTRRLIAQMRARPEAGFTPSCIFDVTGQVGTREFDGVPVERRFSELVRLVRGRYLRELWLTLPITEERQIHRIVKEFQHDFVNIRLIPDVRSLSFFNQEVVELLGVPAINLAASPITDVRILPKFVFDRMFALVALTLLSPLMLLIAVLIKLTSPGPVFFRQTRKGIDGHEFRIYKFRSMKVHAEAKGQVTQARKNDSRVTPIGRFLRRTSLDELPQFINVLKGEMSVVGPRPHALEHDDIYKDLVRGYMFRYRIKPGITGWAQINGFRGETDRVEKMSGRVKLDLYYMQNWSFWLDIKIVALTLWKGFTGSNAY is encoded by the coding sequence ATGTTGAGCGTGTTGGCGAGAGTGATCGATATCGCGATGGCGGTGGCCGGTGCGCTCGTCGCGGCCGGGCTGCACCGCGGCGGCATCGTGGCGCTCGACGATCTGCAGCGGTCGATGGTGCTGTTCAACGGCATGCTGATCGTCGCGTTCTTCCCGGCCTTCGGCATCTACCAGTCGTGGCGCGGCAAGCCGCTGCGCTCGCTGCTGTGTCGCGTGGCGGTGGCCTGGCTGGCGGTGGAGACGGCCGGGATCCTGATGAGCTTCAGCTTTCACCACTCCGGCGCGCTGTCGCGGCTCTGGCTCGGCTACTGGGCGTTGGTGACGGCCGCGCTGCTGGTGGCTTCGAAGGCGTTGGTCCACTGGGTGCTGCGGCGGCTGCGCCGCGAGGGCTACAACCACAAGGTGGTGGGACTCGTCGGCGACACCAGCGTCACGCGCCGCCTGATCGCGCAGATGCGCGCGCGCCCCGAAGCCGGCTTCACGCCGTCGTGCATCTTCGACGTGACCGGCCAGGTGGGCACGCGCGAGTTCGACGGCGTGCCGGTGGAGCGGCGCTTCTCCGAGCTGGTGCGGCTGGTGCGCGGCCGCTACCTGCGCGAGCTGTGGCTGACGCTGCCGATCACCGAGGAGCGTCAGATCCACCGGATCGTGAAGGAGTTCCAGCATGATTTCGTCAATATCCGCCTGATTCCCGACGTGCGCAGCCTGTCGTTCTTCAACCAGGAGGTGGTCGAGCTGCTCGGCGTGCCCGCCATCAATCTGGCCGCCTCGCCGATCACCGACGTTCGCATCCTGCCGAAATTCGTGTTCGACCGGATGTTTGCGCTGGTCGCGCTGACCCTGCTCTCGCCGTTGATGCTGCTGATCGCCGTGCTCATCAAGCTGACCTCGCCCGGGCCGGTGTTCTTCCGCCAGACCCGCAAGGGCATCGACGGCCACGAGTTCCGGATCTACAAGTTCCGCTCGATGAAGGTGCATGCCGAGGCCAAGGGGCAGGTCACGCAGGCGCGCAAGAACGATTCCCGCGTCACGCCGATCGGCCGCTTCCTGCGGCGCACCAGCCTCGACGAGCTGCCGCAGTTCATCAACGTGCTGAAGGGCGAGATGTCGGTGGTCGGCCCGCGTCCGCACGCGCTCGAACACGACGACATCTACAAGGATCTGGTGCGCGGCTACATGTTCCGCTACCGGATCAAGCCCGGCATCACGGGTTGGGCGCAGATCAACGGCTTTCGCGGCGAGACCGACCGCGTCGAGAAGATGTCCGGCCGCGTCAAGCTCGATCTCTACTACATGCAGAACTGGTCGTTCTGGCTCGACATCAAGATCGTCGCGCTGACGCTCTGGAAAGGCTTTACCGGCAGCAATGCCTACTGA